The nucleotide window AAATGCGTCATTGCTCTGAGTGCACTCAATCATAACTGAAAACTTAAACAATAAAGAGTGGATACGGAAATAGTGTGAGGTACAACAATGAGTGTTGGTTTTGCCTACACGTGAGAGCCAACCAATTGGCCCAATGCCAATTCCTCTAAAGCGAGAAAAACTGCTCGTGGTTTTCATGGACCAAGGCCCCCCCTTCCGTTCAAGTCGTGGAGCCCCTGATCGAGTACTCTCTCCCATCGATAAATCACTGGTTAACATTTACGTCCCTTTTTCTCCTTTACACTTTTTAAATACTTTTATTTCCCTTCGTCCTGAACTTTTCCAAGTTACTcaacttggaaaatttcgaatgcttgagggaaaaaaagagacccagtttttttttcagcaccTTGATGGGTCGAGAATGCTCGCTCCTAAACCATGAGACCAGGGTAATTAACGCCCATTACAGTAACGTTGACTTCCCTCACGTTTGACTGGAGCATTTTCCACTcgatgggttttttttttcacttttttattccctttgGAATTGCCTTTTTTGTCAACTATCGAGTCAAGTTTACTGTTCCAACGATCTGAGAGAGTGAATTACCAATTATGCGCGTCAAAGATTTTTCTGAGGCGGATCAAGTCCTCTGAAAGTCGTTTGAGGCATTAgggctcttttatttttcatcgattgattttttttgaggcTCTCATTAAGTTTTATGGAGGACTTGCTTTTTTGTTCAACGATTTATGGAAGAATTCCTTTTTTCTACCACGTTCCTTCTGACGAACTCCAGGCAGGGGATTATTAAGCTCTATTGATGTCATGAGAGCGAGAAGTACGGTATTCGAGGGTGTGTGATGATGGAGAAGAGGTGATATAATATTCCAGGGAGATTCGCAGTTCAAGTAAACTGATAATTAGATTGAGACTCGTCGATACAAAATTATACTGATttactaattaattgaaattttaactgaaaattcaTCTGAATATTCTACCTCTTTTAATTGCAATAGAGTTCGTCAGGAGGAAGATGGTAGAAAAAAAGAATCCTTCCTTAAACAAAgttgaacaaaaaaacaagTGCCTCATAAACTAAAACGAGCCtcaaaaaatcaatcgatGAAAACAAGAAGAGCCCTAATGCctgaaatttgtaaaaatcaacaaaaatgcTGTTTCCCTAAAATTCTGCAATTGTAATGAAGCTGTCTAGTAATAACAACCAGCAGTGCCAACAAACAGCAAAatttcacaataaaaaattgagatgctCTCAATTCGTGTCATAAAATTTTGCTGAACATTGCACACATGATATTCTGCACTTTCAATTTTCGTAGTGAATGATGCGCTTGCATTATTGACTTCCATTGACGAGATGAAAACCATAAAATACGAAATATAGCAATGATGTCGACGAGGGAAATGACGAGAGACTTTCACCTCAATTGGtttattcaaaaatgaatCAGTATATTCCTGTAGTAATTTACATAGTGGTTACATTTCTTCAATTGCTATTCCAACCTACCAAATGAATCGAGCTACATAATTATACGCGCGTTAGCCCATCCGACTCATCATCCAACTGCAATTGCGTTTTAAGTACTCAGGCGTTGGTCTAGTTATCAATAATCAAATTAGTATCACTACAGAAGAGCGTCCGCGCTGTTGCAAAGTGGTGCTTCGTGAAATGggtaaaattattaacaacgTAAAACTTGggttaaaatttaattgaaaaaaccacCACTCAGCAACAGTGGACTAAATAATTCCTCCTGGCAATCTCAGtcgatgataaattttaatcaatttatgaACTTCCGAAGGAATGTTATAAAAATCTTGTACATTGATTTTCCTGAAGACATTTTATTCCCATCACATGTATCTTTCattcatgaaattatttcatcaataGCACAATTCGATGACATGCAATCCTCATATTTTCCTCGATAAATTgacattttcaatgataaaacaAACTTCATACATAATTctaaaacaaaatttaatacCACGAACCAGTAAAATACATCAGcattaaattacaaatttcaaTTCTCCCCTGGCACTCGAAAACaaaattctccataatttcaacTAATTAGTCCTCAACTGATAGTCCCCATTTTGGGTGATGTATCTCACCCATGGCAGGGCCTGATACCCGCTCTTCTCAATAATCTTCAAATACCTGACTTGAATTCCCGAAGTTGTAAAATAGGGTATCTCAAATTTGACTTGAATAGGCGGTTTTCCCTCCACATCCTCCCCAACAACCGAAGGTAAACCAAAGTGAGCTCTCATGAGATACTCTTTGCCCCCTGGAAATGATTTAATAGACCAAGTGATGGCACTCTGCTCGGGGGAATACCTAACACTGCCAATAGTTGTCTTAAACTTTGGTGAATCAGCGTCATTCGGTACAGGAATAACAATTTCAACGTTATTAGCTGTTGATCGTCTCTTGAACTGCGATCTAGCTTTGATCATGTACTCAACACGACTGTGTGCATGACGTTCAATGACAGATTCAATCCATATGAGGGGCTTGACATGTGTATTCAATCGATACGACATTAATTCAAATTCACCATCAGGTGGTATGAAAGATATCGTACGATCATTCTCGAATCTCGATAGTCTGACACACTGATGAAATTTTACGTCCTCAAGTTCAACGGATTTCGATTTACCCCGGCCAGTTGACTCGAACAACACCTTGTCATTCAGGCCCAATCGCAGCTCAGGCATCCCTGAGAGATAGACCCGCATTTTGATGGCCCCAACAATTTCCGAGGAGAGAACGTTACCATTGGCATTCGCGAGCAGATTAACTGACTCTATGACATCGAGAAAAACTTCGTTCTTTCGATATTTTATGCCCTCAGACCTCCAGGACACGGCATTTGTCACTGCCATCGGTATTCTCGGCTGTATTTCTAGCTTGTGACCCTCTTGGGTTATGTACTCCTGCAGAATTTTACTGTCTGTTGTCTGGGGATAACCAAAGTCCAGCAATTCGTCCAAGAGTTCATAAATAACGACAAAATTATCCCGTATACTCTCTTCCTCAAGCTCCTTGAAGTACTCCTGCATTACCTGAACAACTTTGTGGAGAAATACAAATACCAGAGATATATTGGCATTCTTCTTCGTTGTTGACACAATGTAAAGATTGTTATATTTTATGTATGCGTAAGTGCACTCTGGTATTTGTATTATTGGTGTCAAGTTGCCCTCCTCCTCGCGTTCCATCACGAGGGGCATGAACTTCTCTATTACACCAGTTTCGATGTCACCTCGGTAGTTTCTGGATATCAGGACTTTTCCCTTGACGTCCAGAATGTACACCGCTGAGGTCGACATCTTTAACGAGGAAGATATCTGGAAGAATTTATAGGTTTTGCCTTCTTGATGTGACCAGATTTTTAGGAGATGTGGGTGGAGAGGTGCTTTTGGTTCTTGATGTGTCATGGAATTGCTCAGGATTTAATGATTGAGCCCTTTTATGGACTCAACGACCTGAGCGCGTTTGGagggattgaaaaataatcttcgtaggttttcgtaattttcactTGTTCAGTTTGTGAGAGTCGGAGGAGGAAATCGACGTGTGGAATTTGTGTCGTTTGTCGCTTTTTCGTAAAAATGGTAAATaccaaaatttcgaaaaatttgataatttgtgTGGAAAACATCGAAACTGATATGGGGCCCTATTAAAGTTTTATTGCTATTTGTTGGGGTAAATTTACCTCCAATACGTCaggggaaaatttcaaaaaatcaaatgaaagaaGTGTTGACTCCAAAATATTTGTTCGATAATTCActagtgaaaaaaaagaacagcAATAAAATGGAGTCTCGGTTAAAATTCGTCTTTGTTTTGCTTAtattttgaggaaaatttgGTGCTTGTGAATTTATGTGACGAAATCTGATGGGGTAAAGTCACCCACACGTCCGATAACCATTTTGGAATGCGTAAAGCAAATAAATGAAGTGAACTACTTCATGAATTTGACTGTCGGATACACGATACATCAAAATATTGTTCAAGGAGTCAGAGATAAAGAAATTCAATGGGCAAAAAATTGGTGTTCATATTGAAAtccaatgaattaattaatatttcacggGAAATCGTCTGAATTTTCGGAACCAAAATGTGTTAGAGTAAATTCAACTACAACTTTTTGTCATGTCAAACTACACGTCAGTGTTGTACAGCATGAGCAGGTTATGTTCTGTCAATTGACCTGACAAAAATCGGCAACAGAGTGTGTACGAAGTGGTTTAAGGATTTTCTAAGGACATCAGAAGTTTTGCCAAGATTTTTCTGGGACTTACCCACTGGAAATTCTTCCTTATCTCTCGGTTTTTTCCGTATTTCACTCTCAGTTAACGTAAATCTCCACGAAACAGCCAGACTGGACTGACGCGAAGGCGGCTACGCATCGAATGTGCAGCGTCAGGGTTTGTGCGCATGCGCACCGCCATTCCCCTCAAATCATTCGTCCCATCCCCACCAGCGTCCACTTGACGTATCGCACGGTATATCGACCGACGCCCGCGCATACGAATGCAATTTTAAACTTCTCAAATAACCTATCGTGATTTCAACCAAGTTTGCACGAGTTTTCGCGAAAAATCGAAACAATCGacaattttctattattaCAATAATGAAAGCAAACTTAATGAAAGTTTCAATTCCAGCCTAGAGCGAATGGCctggttaattaattttttttcttgtcggatttttcctcgaaattttgaCCAAAAATTGCTGCCAccagaattataaaatttatttgttgagTATTCCCCAGAAATTAAAAGAATTTCCCcgagggattttttattcaacatttctaaatttttcctaaaatttcaatggaaatggGATACAACATGGAATTTTTAACGAGATTGTTTTCGTTTTTAATTGTCATTAAAATGCTGCAAATCGCCCACTTCGAGGggttaattaaatattgataCTGGGAGGGGTTGAAAAGATCCGCCAGACGGGTGAAGTGCATTATCGGGGCTCTGCTCTTTTATTTTAAGCTATGGAACAACTTTTAATTATATAAAGTTGTACTAGCTGTACCCGGCACTTTCATTGTTTCAGCGTTATCGTCAGGTTcatcaacaaataaaataataatgagggAAGTAATGAAGGCAGCCGGAGACACCTTCGGAGCGAGATTTTGCCCCTTTGAGTTCATTAATTAGGTATCTATCAGGTTATTATTGGGGGAGGGTAATTAAGACCAATCTTTTTCGAAAGTCTCGGAAAATGGGAAAAGTTGACGTGAATCCTAAAAAACATGCAATTATTTGACTTATTTTTGCTCCAGTAAAAGTTTTTATACTTTTATTGTCGAACATGTGTCATGATATCAACTGCAGCTTTCCTGCAGCTTTTCCTTTTCCCaaatacagaaaatttttagtAAATCGAATATTAGCAGTACTAGAATTATTTACACCTCGTGGATTGCAGTTGTCAAAAATTTCTCGTCGTCAGATGCCCTAACAGCCCCCGCAGTTGTTCAAAAAACTCGGTTGAGTACTCTCACAAAATTTCTACAGGAACCAGATACCTCCccccaaaattttcaactaagatagagaaagagagaaagtgaGAGGCAGTGATCCCATTGACATTAATTTGTACTGTCGCCAACTGCGGAAGTCCCCGGGTCGTGTCGTAATGCATGCACACAGAtacttcaacattttcttGGCACATGATACTCCTTCATTCTCCAGTATTCATGTACGTCCGGACTACCACCACTATTTTCCGTAGCACTTTGTCAATGAAATAGGGTTTTTGGTGGTGTATACCCCAAGGTGGAGTATCCAAGGCGCCAGTAAACTTCAGTACATTTTACCGTGGTTAATAAAGTAATGTACGATGATATTGGCCCCAGAGAGCTACTTACCTCAGTTCTGGTGAGATCCAGCTGACAAAAATTGTCCTGCGGGATtgcggtaaaaaaaattagaaaagttttgggataaataatataaaactcGTGGACAAAATAAAACTCGTAAACTGGACGATGTGACTGAGATTTTAATTGCAACTGAAATTAAGAtcataattatgatttttatttccctggGAATGAGTTTTAGTTGTATTTCTGTTTGGAGGGTGAAACATGGTGGAGAATATTTGTTCGTTTCATAGGGGTTTGCTTCTTATTAAAAAAGAGAAGATGAAAAGAATTTATATGAAAAGCTCTGGTGTTGGATGTTCCAGCTAGATGTTAAAAAGAAGAATGAGGTTTATGATTTAAAACGTATGGAACTCTTCAACAGAAATCTCCAACACTTTCTCGAGATAAATTGATTAAACTTATTgctaaaattgtaaaatttataTCGTGTTATGCTAAATTAATGTCAATTTTTCTGCATAATTAATCCCGAAAGGAGTTGTTTTATTCATCTTTTAATGTTGGAATCAGTCAGAGAGGAGTTTAAGAGATAAATCtaacaattgaattaaatcgTGTGGTTAAATACAACCGTTGAACAATGACATCTCAATTTATAATATGAAATCTCTCTCAAAGTTCAGCAGATAcgaatttatttctccttACAGTTATTCCTACtggaataaatgattttattcatcTTTCAAGTCTGCGAAAGACGAATGacacaatttaattaaaataatccgACAGTTTCtctgattaaataaattaaatttccggCGAAACAAGAATTGCACATTTTGCATTGCGTTTTTACATTCAGAGGATAaatgaatttctatttttataggAGAACTCTGGTACAAATTTTATAAACGAATATTTAGGGAAAAAGTAATCTAGCAAAATTAAGTCAAGGGTTGTAACTAGAAACATTTAATATCTGATTTCAGATCTGCATCATGGATGGATTGATGTTGCATCACCTGCCGTAATAAGTTGAGCTGACTTCCTGGTGTAGTCAGCCTGTAATTCACAAGTCTGTAAGATGCTGACGACACTGAGAAGCTCTGGTGCATACACGGGAGTTACTAATTCCCATGACGTCAGTAATGTCACGTTTGCATATCACGTTACAAAGTTTTCGGTAATTTGTCGCTGAAGGCGAGAGTAAAACTCAAGTTTAGAGTTGTTTAAGGGTGAAAGTTCGTGACATTCGCGGCTGGGATTGAAAATAGGAAGACAGAATTCGTGAATTTGTTGATTCTGTTGGAAGTTGTTTGAGGAAAGATTGGAGGCTGGCTGGTGGGTGTACAGGGCATGGTGGTGGCATTTTTGGTTGCCAACAAATGCTGCAATGCTTGGACGATGCCAGCCGGCAGCCTGGACGTGGCTGCTGGTACCAATGCTGAGCACGAGCAGGAGTTACACCGACGTAAGGAGAATATTAGTCGTTTTAATTGCCACTGCTGTCTGGGGGGTCAATGCTGGACCTCGCTATGCATCCAGAATAGTCGAGACGAAGAGTGGACAGATACGAGGGATTTTGCAGGTAATTAAGACCATTTTACAAGAGTTAGAGGGATCACCAGTGAAATTTTGCCAGTAATAAAcatggaattttaattaattaaattgcgcTTGAGACTGTTACGGAATATTCGCAAAaatgggagggggaggagcaCTTGTTGGATACCCGGGTATAGCACATTCTTATCTTCttatcagaataaaaaaaattattcgcagataatataaaaaaaatagttcttGTATTTTCTTCTCAAACAAACGGTTTgtgagaatattttaattcgTTTGACAAcatggaaaaattactgatccACTAATGGGAATGAGGTGCAATTAATAACAGGAAGGGAACGTTCTTCATTGGCCGAAATtcgaagataaaaaattattcgttcaATTCAGGGAATATATAtcatgaaatattgaattctCGGTAAAATCAGTAATTTCAACGATCTCCAAGATTTGAGGAATAGCAATTGTCTTGAGAATCCCACATTCCCCTCATAAGGATCAAATccatttttgtaaatatccGGTAGTGTAATAGAATTGAAACTGGATAGGAAGAAATGGCAAGCGAAGGGGGTAGGAGGGGGGAGAAATGGTTTAATTCGATTGGCAATCATTGGGTATTGGCAGAGGGGAACATTGAGGTATAGAGGAAAGAATGAAGAAAGGAGGAAGTTCTCCTGGGAAATGGGGAAAAGAGCTCTTTTGCTCTCTGTGTACTCCCGGCACAATGACCAGACGTGCGTCGCCTTCGAGAGTGCCAGGAATTATTATAATCTGAGGCGCAACGTTCACCTGTCCCACGCCTTCTCCCATCTACCTTACTCATTCCCTCCCCAACAACGtccatagaatttatttcaaaatcaAGGGAGAGTAGGACGTGACTGTAATTCTTCCCTGTTGGAGGGAAATCTGTTTTCAGGGATATAAAGTATTCGCCGAGTAGTTCTTTTggggattttattatttttaattaaaaagattCAATTTCTCGTTCTTTTTCAATAGCCACATTCACCCCTTCTTAAGGCACTCTAGGGAGCAAAAAAGAGGGTGAACGTTcggtttaaataaattaatgattgaGTTTGATTATATTTtggatgtttttatttttttacaatgaaattaaaaagtttGAGTAGTGCAAATTAATTGTCATAATGTCAtttcatattgttttttttcgttctacGTTTACGAGGTGAATTTGCGAACTGCGTGAATCAATTtgtcatgaataattttttagtcgGTCCTCTGGGTATATTGCAGTATACGAGGGAGGAAAAACGACAGCCctttaatttttgatatcaTCAGAGGCACCGTGAGCCactgaagagagaaaaattgttgcagGAAAAAGGCATTTCCTGAACATTTTCCACGCGTCAAAGTGTTAACACTCGCaccatttttcccccttttcccCCGCTTTCAGTCAACGTCAATAGCATTCTGGTGTACCATCTCCTGCTCTCGGCTTGTCAATATAGAAATtgcaatttcatttcaaaaatGTTTAACGATTTTTTCCGGGTTTAATATctgttttatttcatttttgcaGTAGCACGGAGGCAGGAATTTTCTTATTCGttttgaatagaaaattttttaaaacaaaacctcgtttttatttcatccaCCACTTTTCACTGAATCCTTAGTGAAGGAATAAATTAAAAGTTATCAATAGAAACaggtaaaaatgattttttttatgatttttatgttCAAGGAATTGAACACGAGACTCGATCCAGTGGAGGTGTTTCGTGGAATACCTTACGCAGCACCACCCCTAGGTGATTTACGACTGAGGCCACCGTCACCCCCGTCATCCTGGTCGGGTGTCAGGCTCGCTGACAGTTTTGGTCCTGTTTGCCCTCAAAAGCTCCCGGATATCAGCAATCACACGGCTGCACTCGAGAAAATGCCACTTGGTAGATACATACAAATACAAAGGATGATCACGTTCCTGGGGAATCAGAGTGAGGATTGTCTCACTCTGAATTTGTACATACCAGGAAGTGGTGAGTAAAACTAAAATAACATAAACCAGAGCTAATAAAAAAACGTCGAATATTATGAACGAAGAATCGCACTGGGAAGATCACTTTctgagaaataattaaaaaatattagaaaatattttggtgCATTAAATCGAAtgagttgaattttattttacaaatcatattttcaattttttaaatttatcataTGTCATACGTGTTGTacagaaaaattcaactttCCCCATTCctcccattaaaaaaatcgcagAACATCCCGTCCTCAATTTTCtgtaaataacttttttttctaaatttaacTGCAATAAAATGATGACTATTCGTCCATTTATCCAATTGCCGCGAAGAAGTAGTCGCCCAGAAACATTGAAAATCCACGGGCGTAGAGTCTCTCACAAATACTCGTTCCTGGGATTTCGCAGCAATCGAGATGGCGATGTAGGGTAGGAGGAGAGGGTTGAATTGAAGTTgagaaagagggaaaaaatgttGGGAAGAGAGAAGCTGAATATTGTCTCACAGTTGGGGAGATTGCACCGGTGAGTTTCATTCGCCTCCCGTAGACAATCTTCACTCCGGCACTCTGGCACTAGGATGAGGCCACTGTCTAGATATCAAGCTTGCACTGAGAAATGCCATAATAACTGGATAAGCCAGACGAAAGCTCTTTCAGTAAGGAACTCTACTATACAATGCAATTGAATAGTCAAAAGTTCATGTTCAAGTCGCCTCTTCGAACAATTATGGAGACAAGGGATTTCTTGAGttgttttaatgatttttcattttactttttcgtttattgtctTTCGCATGTAAATGTGTTTTATAAAAACGGAATATTTTGTgggaatttcaataaaatatcagAGTGTCATTCAATTACTGCGAATTTCGTAATACTACACgtactataaaaaataatccgttgaaaaataattcctaCAGTAATTCGAGGAACATGTAATCTCCTTCAGTTTTCAACACTATCAACATTAATATCTGAATTCAGCTTTGAgattaatcaattttgaaaTGCAATACCGTATCATAGAATCCAGAGTTGAAACATTAATCGCATTTTAACGTAAATTGAACTGGGTATCCCCTTCATTTTCATCTGCATTAGTCATTTTCAATAGTACAAGCTCATTGAAATCCtcaacaatgaaattatttccacCCTATTGCACTAGGGCATTGATGCACCACCAGAGAATCAAATGACTCGGAACAATAAGAATCCAGGAGAAAGGATTAAAATAAACTCTAGTTTTAcgattaataaacaattaatcgaagaataaataatcgaaTAGTCTCTGAAATTATAACatccaaaaaatttaaaaaacgataaaaattaagatctgaattttttaccaaaaattcaaatgttaagcaattgttattgaaaatatctgcAACACCtccttaaaatttaaatattaatttttactcagTTGAATCACAATCCAACTCTAATTGAACAGTGAATTCTCTTGTTCTTCCcccatattaattattttcaattaccaAAGCTCATTGAAATCACGAACAATGAAATTGTTTCCACTCCCTCGCACGAGAGCATTCACCATCCGAAGCAGTATCAAACGACTCAAGGATACAGGAATTAGAGAAAAGATTAAAACGATTCTCCCCTCAAACGTTCTGTTCAAAGAAACTCATTTCCACTAATTCCGGAAAAGATTCCCGAGATATAATAGCACTGCCATGAGACAAGGTGGGTGGTTGGGTGGGGTCGGCAGGGGGCTCTAGGGGTGGTGGTGAGCATGAAGAGGAGGAAATAGCATAAGAGTGAAAGAGGGCCTGAGAGGAGACCAGTGAATATCACGAGCGGTGAATCTGACACCTTGACTCACGGGGGCAGACGATTAATTAACCGACGGCGGTCGCCGAGTTAGCTCGTTTCGGAACTCCCTCGGGGAGATCTATATAAATAACGAGCAAAGTTCCAACTAGGAAAACTGCAGGCTTGTAGATATATCCAAGGAGAAAATACCGAGGGATTAAGAGAAGTGGAGAACACTGGTGCTATGAAATTAATCGTCACTTCCATGTCTTTCATTCTTTCATTCTATTTTTACGGTTAATTTTCCAGGCTCCAGGGGTCTAGAGGCACCTTATGCTGTTATTGTTTATGTACATGGTGAGAGCTTTGAATGGGGAACTGGAAATGTTTATGATGGCTCTGTACTCGCCAGTGCTGGACATGTTATTGTCATCACTATTAATTATAGACTTGGAATTTTAGGTGAGTTTGGGATGAAAAGAgtacatggagagaaatattttataaaaatgacgGATCATTTCCATAATTCCAGAGCAAAATTTCGTAAaggaaaattttacaaaactgttggataattatttcgaaaggtttcgtaatttttaactgaatttttcGCTCTCTGTACCTGTAAATAGtatttgtatataatattAGCGGTCAATATATGATAAACAAAGTTATTTGTCATTTCATTTGTTATTACTTCTGTAAATATCGTTGCTTGTAATTGTTCtcctataatttattatttacgcAGAATATTATCCGCGTATCATTATCCAAATACATTATCCGAGCGACAATGTAAATTAGTCATATTATGTCTACCTCGTGTCCCAAAGTTTCAATTAATTCGTTGATTATCGAGTGATTGGAGGGaataatttatggaatttaCAGTATTGAGTAAATTGTTACTCATTATAGTATTTCATTATTATGAGAATTGGAAACAGCTTCGTAAAGCAGAAAGGGAGCTATAAATTcttgatttgaaattttccaccCAAACAATGTTTTTGCGAACTTacaacaacaataaaaatattgtattcaGGATTTCTGAGAACTCGAGCAGTACCAGACACAAGTGCTGAATCTGGTGGTAATTTGGCACTGAGAGACATAGCAATGGGCCTTCGCTGGGTGCGAGAGAACATTGGAGCTTTTGGTGGTGATTCAACGAGGGTGACACTGATGGGTCACGACACTGGGGCAGCACTAGTCAATCTCGTGCTCCTCGCACCCTTCGCCAAAGGTCTGTATTTTTGCCTCTCCTATTAACATTTTCCGGGGAGGGCTGCTCCAATCGCCCTGGAAACTATCAATTCCAACGCCCCCACCATTATCCACTGTCCCTATTTTATCGCAATTTCCCTGGGCTCGAAGATCGTTAACATCTGATCGTTGACATTCAATCAGGCTAACTGCGCGAACATCATTTTTCCCCTGTTCTCCAACTTGACTTGACAATCTCGTTATTTACGATCTCTTTTCTCCTGTCCCTGGCgactttgtatttttttccccctttaaactttccctccagtttcttATTTCCGTGCTCTTAAGCACAGTAACAAGATGTtttcctttttccagacgGAAGTCACTCGTTCGTAAGACCCCGCTGAgctcgaaaaatcgaaaagaaaatattctttttatttttattctcctaaaaagtttagaaaaaaataaatccctgAAACAATGACCGGAAAATGGTGCTAAAAGCAGAGGTACATTTGGTGCACTCACAGTTTGATGTATGAACTTATGTTCTTCTACGTCAACCGGATATCATGCGAGAGCAACCGGATGTTCCGGCGAAAAGAGATTGCAATGGTTTCATTGATTTGTgcatttctctctcactcgccAGATTCTACCCTACTTTCTCCTGTCGGTTTTGTCGTTGGTTTTGGTTGATTTTTATCTTCGTTTGTTGCTGCATTGTCTACAAACTTTCCGGGGTAAAagggaatga belongs to Diachasmimorpha longicaudata isolate KC_UGA_2023 chromosome 10, iyDiaLong2, whole genome shotgun sequence and includes:
- the LOC135166697 gene encoding AP-1 complex subunit mu-1 — its product is MSTSAVYILDVKGKVLISRNYRGDIETGVIEKFMPLVMEREEEGNLTPIIQIPECTYAYIKYNNLYIVSTTKKNANISLVFVFLHKVVQVMQEYFKELEEESIRDNFVVIYELLDELLDFGYPQTTDSKILQEYITQEGHKLEIQPRIPMAVTNAVSWRSEGIKYRKNEVFLDVIESVNLLANANGNVLSSEIVGAIKMRVYLSGMPELRLGLNDKVLFESTGRGKSKSVELEDVKFHQCVRLSRFENDRTISFIPPDGEFELMSYRLNTHVKPLIWIESVIERHAHSRVEYMIKARSQFKRRSTANNVEIVIPVPNDADSPKFKTTIGSVRYSPEQSAITWSIKSFPGGKEYLMRAHFGLPSVVGEDVEGKPPIQVKFEIPYFTTSGIQVRYLKIIEKSGYQALPWVRYITQNGDYQLRTN